From the genome of Desulfobaculum xiamenense, one region includes:
- a CDS encoding mannose-1-phosphate guanylyltransferase/mannose-6-phosphate isomerase, which produces MSERAHAAGILEGCQAIVLAGGSGTRLWPYSRSLFPKQLLALTGEKTLLQETVDRALDVFDAADLWVVTNEEHVFEVRGQLRSMHPGLDAQVLAEPMRRNTLPAIMLGMERAVRRDPDAVVAVFPSDHTIHRPELWHGALERGVRLAREGWFVTFGVTPDKPETGYGYIHRGKALGDECYEVAAFVEKPDLATAQRYLDGGEHYWNSGMFVFSVKAFMEAVAAFQPELDAWWKARDERPLVDGYAGIPDISVDYGIMEKVGRQAVVRADFGWDDLGSWEALHRLGEKDADGNVVKGDVLQIDCSNSLLLSRGGKLAVVEVDGLIVVQTRDATLVCPADKVQRVKDVVSQLKAEGSPLVEAHVTVRRPWGSYTVLEDGPHYKIKRIEVLPGAKLSLQKHHHRSEHWVVISGTAQVLVNDREMLLYENQSVDIPKTAMHRLGNPGKVPVEIIEIQSGPYLEEDDIVRFDDVYGRIKEVNEPGKIDD; this is translated from the coding sequence ATGAGCGAACGCGCACATGCCGCAGGCATTCTTGAGGGCTGTCAGGCCATCGTGCTGGCCGGAGGTTCCGGAACGCGCCTGTGGCCGTATTCCCGTAGCCTTTTTCCCAAGCAGCTTCTGGCGCTGACGGGCGAGAAGACGCTGTTGCAGGAGACGGTGGACAGGGCGCTCGACGTCTTCGACGCTGCGGATTTGTGGGTCGTCACCAACGAGGAGCATGTCTTCGAGGTGCGCGGCCAGTTGCGCAGCATGCATCCCGGCTTGGACGCGCAAGTGCTCGCCGAGCCGATGCGTCGCAATACGCTGCCCGCCATCATGCTCGGAATGGAGCGCGCCGTGCGGCGCGATCCCGACGCCGTGGTGGCCGTGTTTCCCTCGGATCACACGATCCACCGCCCGGAATTGTGGCACGGGGCGCTCGAACGCGGTGTGCGGCTCGCCCGCGAGGGCTGGTTCGTCACCTTCGGTGTGACGCCCGACAAGCCCGAAACCGGCTATGGCTACATCCACCGGGGCAAGGCGCTTGGCGACGAGTGCTACGAGGTTGCGGCCTTCGTCGAGAAGCCGGACCTCGCCACCGCCCAGCGCTACCTCGATGGTGGTGAGCACTACTGGAACAGCGGCATGTTCGTGTTTTCCGTGAAGGCCTTCATGGAGGCCGTGGCCGCCTTCCAGCCCGAGTTGGACGCATGGTGGAAGGCGCGCGACGAGCGGCCCCTCGTGGACGGCTACGCTGGCATCCCGGACATTTCCGTGGACTACGGCATCATGGAGAAGGTGGGGCGACAGGCCGTGGTCCGGGCCGATTTCGGCTGGGACGACCTCGGCAGTTGGGAGGCCCTGCATCGCCTCGGCGAGAAGGACGCCGACGGAAACGTCGTCAAGGGCGACGTGCTCCAGATCGACTGCTCCAACAGCCTGCTTTTGTCGCGCGGCGGCAAGCTCGCCGTCGTGGAGGTGGACGGGCTCATCGTCGTGCAGACGCGTGACGCCACGCTGGTGTGCCCGGCGGACAAGGTTCAGCGCGTCAAGGACGTTGTATCGCAGCTCAAGGCCGAGGGAAGCCCCCTTGTCGAGGCGCATGTCACCGTGCGCAGACCATGGGGGAGCTACACGGTCCTTGAGGACGGGCCGCACTACAAGATCAAGCGTATAGAGGTTCTGCCCGGAGCCAAGCTTTCCTTGCAGAAACATCACCATCGCAGCGAACACTGGGTCGTGATCAGCGGAACGGCACAGGTGCTCGTGAATGATCGGGAAATGCTTCTCTACGAGAATCAGTCCGTAGATATCCCGAAGACGGCAATGCACCGTCTGGGCAATCCCGGAAAAGTCCCTGTAGAGATCATCGAAATACAGAGTGGCCCTTATCTTGAAGAAGATGACATCG
- the rfbC gene encoding dTDP-4-dehydrorhamnose 3,5-epimerase, with amino-acid sequence MEFQETDFPGLFVIRPKVHGDRRGFFLESWSRREFAAHGVDVDFVQDNHARSLKAGVLRGLHFQTPPAAQAKLVRVTRGAVYDVVVDLRVGSPTYGRWHAETLSDENFLQMFVPAGFAHAYVTLCDEVEFQYKVDAFYAPGSDSGIIWNDPDLAITWPVENPVLSDKDLKLQRFRDFVSPFSFDPR; translated from the coding sequence GTGGAGTTTCAGGAGACGGATTTTCCCGGGCTGTTCGTCATTCGGCCCAAGGTGCACGGCGACCGGCGCGGATTCTTTCTGGAGAGCTGGAGCCGTCGCGAGTTTGCCGCTCATGGCGTCGATGTCGATTTCGTTCAGGACAACCATGCCCGCTCGCTCAAGGCCGGGGTGCTGCGTGGGCTGCATTTCCAGACGCCGCCCGCAGCGCAGGCCAAGCTGGTGCGCGTGACGCGCGGCGCGGTCTACGACGTGGTCGTGGATCTGCGCGTCGGTTCGCCGACCTATGGCCGCTGGCACGCCGAGACGCTGAGCGACGAGAATTTTCTGCAGATGTTTGTGCCCGCGGGCTTCGCCCATGCCTACGTCACCCTGTGCGACGAGGTGGAGTTTCAGTACAAGGTCGATGCGTTCTACGCGCCGGGGAGCGATTCCGGAATCATCTGGAACGATCCGGACCTTGCCATCACGTGGCCGGTGGAGAATCCGGTCCTTTCGGACAAGGACCTGAAGCTTCAGCGGTTCCGGGATTTCGTGTCGCCGTTTAGCTTCGATCCCCGCTGA